The Cyprinus carpio isolate SPL01 unplaced genomic scaffold, ASM1834038v1 S000006552, whole genome shotgun sequence genome has a window encoding:
- the LOC109046497 gene encoding uncharacterized protein LOC109046497, which yields MLDAEKMCGRSMICQWEVYSNRPSIKETEKPKSESRRTNGGAKQKWHKWGKRPGRRAHYPEMRRNRARLSRWSGTLVSLRPANVQGNRAPGMRAPRNTNQFLMHEKYQMMHMRSDSVGTDSGSDCEMDFADMDSYLGVLENARGALLDSPDLPSPPTFYARQMNQCQPFSFFSFNQEESMQYFPSEDDMMQSEDFMQRDFKEFCDTVAPCI from the coding sequence ATGCTAGACGCTGAGAAAATGTGCGGAAGGAGCATGATATGCCAATGGGAGGTCTACAGCAACAGACCCTCCATCAAGGAGACGGAGAAACCCAAGAGCGAGTCGAGGAGAACCAATGGCGGCGCCAAACAGAAGTGGCACAAATGGGGAAAGAGGCCAGGACGAAGGGCGCACTATCCAGAAATGCGCAGGAATCGAGCAAGATTGTCTCGGTGGTCTGGCACTCTGGTTTCATTGCGTCCCGCCAATGTTCAAGGCAACCGAGCGCCTGGCATGAGAGCGCCCAGGAACACCAACCAGTTCCTCATGCACGAGAAGTACCAGATGATGCACATGCGATCGGACTCTGTTGGCACCGACAGTGGCTCCGACTGCGAAATGGACTTTGCGGATATGGACTCGTACCTGGGCGTTCTGGAGAACGCTAGAGGCGCACTTTTGGACAGTCCAGATCTGCCTTCGCCACCCACATTTTACGCCCGACAGATGAACCAATGCCAGCCGTTTTCCTTCTTCAGCTTCAATCAAGAGGAGAGCATGCAGTATTTCCCATCGGAAGACGACATGATGCAAAGCGAAGACTTCATGCAAAGGGACTTCAAAGAATTCTGTGACACTGTGGCACCATGTATTTAG
- the LOC109057948 gene encoding LOW QUALITY PROTEIN: nischarin-like (The sequence of the model RefSeq protein was modified relative to this genomic sequence to represent the inferred CDS: inserted 3 bases in 2 codons), producing the protein MDAPHLPEPCAEKRVRIIGSELVESYTVYIIEVNVGDHSWTVKHRYSDFHELHEKLTVEKKIDKHLLPPKKIIGKNSKSLVEKRQKELEVYLQTLLNRFPVSTPKVLSNFLLFHLYEINGIAAALAEELFHKGEQLLAAGEVFLLRPLQLYAVTQQLKLAKPTCANGDAKADLGHILDFTCRLKYLKIPGMKAAVGTSNIEEQSLPFDLSIFKSLLQIEISDCDAGQIKGLPSLKPTLATLSIHLSASSMKEILVPEASEFAQWEPEGVDTDCPVTAIIPTWKMLTTLDMSRNFIRCIDESVKLIPEVEFLDLSYNELSLVENLQHLYNLVHLDLSFNKLTVLEAVHTKLGNIKTLNLSGNQLETLSGLSKLYSLVNLDLSSNRLAQLDEIKNIGALPCLEKLSLSDNPMCIIPDYRTKVLAQFCDRASEVCLNGTTTTEKELDTVEVLKAIQKAKXAKDRMANNDKKVSDVPGQAAGGPQSSSSSLVVPPSSSSPSLSRDTCSSQEITTCKEKAFITKEILTPVDSTFTQRCYDVYNSACDIIPQVKTQIDSSLSSEVTFESSPCCCEEEWKPWTANLSNLFVPPSLLSFTTTNQEFINQLTAHINQANREESTPIPCKTTSLEDTDQGSPQSGDGYFEMTIDDTNEIMGCSSSSTIQEKTXDDVKKESAIDNVKMVLWSLCISVGEGLSQRPSCLVATDSSLVVFHTRSEEPASTLEELMENLETDLVVPYTNIETFQFDIPEVCFSLKVKSRNTRWFFFSNAQSLKEMHSCIVPNVDQTNEQVLNSSNTQVFIRQFLNSWDFEESEGSVKGGHLIHFLDLGSSTSDKNVANNSQFPKNSATLDVLSQIGLFESGQNQTSNPMILFLTSRHLCILMVDFVTVASRDPSEASTMRSCSKVIRIPLSFTLLDPKQCCSCRAVSNSRRFYDEHVVELMAGHECLTVVFALPQDKFTFLREFTQLRSNLREIKTIALQRTKKGHLKVHSCPTPATATERIPTSSIPQEVPRPHLTLSLLYPAKSLIQKLMEDNQCPSHLSLSSSLLLISSLKGDQLVHFFHDNIAEMENEELKHILWTSVLFYRSPDVETSACVLLSTKAIYFILDDTASSLTNQSKMWTWHPSEHKDTDFLFSFCFTLKLKDLQSVNVGLFDQYFRVVGPSADQIISCLTRDGYGTHRFLQQLMMVLSLLEKVPSPEPSELDFYSQFGNKSTGKMENYELVHSSKVKFVYPSEEEIGDLTFIVAERKTPQPPSHSFNILLYVLVFQVHVVPGQTAQNQTVLQPKTLILTSTDVFLLDEDHISYPLPEFAKEPPQRDKYRLTDAQRIRDLDRVLMGYQTYPQALTLVFDDVPGPDLLCHLTMDHFAESGRDRTQGVGGDMGEVHWCIFVPGADSRERLISLLARQWETLCSRELPVELTG; encoded by the exons ATGGACGCGCCGCATCTACCGGAGCCGTGCGCGGAGAAACGCGTCCGTATCATCGGATCCGAGCTGGTGGAGAGTTACACG gttTACATCATAGAGGTGAATGTTGGAGATCACAGTTGGACTGTGAAGCATCGGTACAGCGACTTTCACGAGTTGCATGAAAAA ctcactGTGGAGAAGAAGATCGATAAACATCTGTTGCCGCCCAAGAAGATCATCGGCAAAAATTCCAAAAGCCTCGTGGAGAAGCGACAAAAGGAGCTGGAGGTTTATCTCCAAACGCTCCTGAACAGATTCCCTGTGTCCACCCCCAAAGTCCTGTCTAACTTCTTACTCTTTCACTTATAT GAAATCAATGGAATTGCTGCTGCCCTGGCTGAAGAGCTCTTTCATAAGG GTGAGCAGTTGTTGGCTGCAGGCGAGGTGTTTCTCCTCAGGCCGCTTCAGTTGTACGCCGTCACACAGCAACTAAAACTCGCCAAGCCAACCTGTGCCAACGGAGATGCCAAAGCCGACCTGGGACACATCCTGGACTTCACCTGCCGCCTCAAGTACCTCAAG ATCCCTGGAATGAAAGCAGCGGTGGGGACGAGTAACATAGAGGAGCAGAGCCTCCCGTTTGACCTGTCCATCTTTAAATCGCTGCTTCAGATCGAG ATCAGTGATTGTGATGCTGGACAGATCAAAGGTCTGCCTTCCCTCAAGCCCACACTGGCCACGCTCAGCATCCATCTCTCAGCCAGCAGTATGAAG GAAATCTTGGTTCCCGAAGCGTCTGAATTTGCGCAGTGGGAACCTGAGGGTGTTGATACGGACTGTCCTGTGACGGCGATCATTCCCACGTGGAAGATGCTCACTACTTTGGACATGAGCCGAAACTTCATACGCTGCATTGATGAGTCGGTG AAACTGATTCCTGAAGTCGAATTCCTTGATCTCAGCTATAATGAATTGTCTCTAGTGGAAAACCTTCAG CATTTGTACAACCTGGTTCATCTGGATCTGTCCTTCAACAAACTCACGGTGCTGGAGGCCGTTCACACTAAACTGGGGAATATCAAGACTTTGAACCTGTCTGGAAATCAGCTGGAGACCCTTTCCGGCCTCAGTAAACTTTACTCATTGGTTAACTTGGATTTAAGCAGCAACAGATTAGCACAG ctggatgaaattaaaaacattggCGCTCTTCCCTGTCTGGAGAAACTGTCTCTGTCTGATAACCCCATGTGCATCATCCCAGATTACAGGACTAAAGTTCTGGCCCAGTTCTGCGACCGGGCCTCCGAG GTGTGTTTGAATGGTACAACCACCACAGAAAAAGAGCTCGACACAGTGGAGGTGCTAAAAGCCATTCAGAAAGCAA AGGCCAAAGACCGAATGGCAAACAATgacaaaaag GTGAGTGATGTCCCGGGACAGGCCGCAGGCGGGCCACAGTCCTCTTCGTCATCTCTCGTCGTGCcgccctcctcttcctccccctcTCTGTCTCGTGATACCTGCTCCAGTCAAG AAATAACTACTTGTAAAGAAAAAGCTTTTATTACCAAAGAGATATTAACTCCTGTGGATTCTACATTTACCCAGAGATGCTATGATGTTTATAACTCAGCCTGTGATATCATTCCACAG GTGAAAACTCAAATTGATTCCAGTTTGTCTTCCGAGGTCACCTTTGAAAGCAG CCCCTGTTGCTGTGAAGAGGAGTGGAAACCTTGGACCGCAAATCTTTCGAATCTCTTTGTACCTCCTTCTTTACTGTCCTTCACTACCACCAACCAGGAGTTTATAAACCAGCTTACTGCTCACATCAACCAGGCTAATAGAGAAGAATCAACTCCGATACCTTGCAAAACCACGTCTCTTGAGGACACAGACCAAGGCAGTCCTCAATCTGGAGATGGGTACTTTGAAATGACAATAGATGACACCAACGAGATCATGGGTTGTTCCTCTTCGTCTACCATTCAGGAAAAAAC AGATGATGTGAAGAAGGAATCTGCTATTGATAATGTAAAAATGGTGCTTTGGTCTCTTTGCATCAGTGTTGGAGAAGGTTTGAGTCAGCGGCCATCTTGTTTGGTGGCAACGGACAGCTCGCTTGTGGTTTTCCACACAAGGTCAGAAGAACCAGCGAGTACTTTGGAAGAACTAATGGAGAACCTTGAGACAGACTTGGTTGTGCCGTACACCAACATTGAGACCTTTCAGTTTGACATTCCAGAGGTTTGTTTCTCCCTGAAGGTCAAGTCAAGGAATACACGATGGTTCTTTTTCTCAAACGCCCAAAGTCTGAAGGAGATGCACTCTTGCATTGTTCCAAATGTGGACCAAACTAATGAGCAAGTTTTGAACTCTTCTAACACTCAAGTGTTTATCCGACAGTTTCTGAACTCTTGGGACTTTGAGGAAAGTGAGGGCAGCGTTAAAGGTGGACACTTGATCCATTTCCTTGATCTAGGCTCATCTACCTCCGACAAGAACGTCGCAAACAACTCACAGTTTCCAAAGAACTCCGCAACTTTGGATGTATTATCCCAAATCGGCCTGTTTGAAAGCGGTCAGAACCAAACCTCCAATCCCATGATTCTTTTCCTGACCTCTCGGCACCTCTGCATTCTCATGGTAGACTTTGTCACTGTGGCGTCCCGGGACCCTTCGGAAGCAAGTACGATGCGGAGCTGCTCCAAAGTTATCCGTATCCCACTCTCCTTTACTCTTCTCGACCCAAAGCAGTGCTGTTCCTGTAGAGCTGTTTCAAACTCTCGGCGTTTCTACGATGAGCATGTTGTAGAACTGATGGCAGGTCACGAGTGCCTGACTGTTGTTTTTGCCCTTCCACAAGACAAGTTTACATTCCTGAGAGAGTTCACGCAGCTTCGGTCCAATCTGAGGGAAATTAAGACCATCGCTCTCCAGCGCACTAAGAAAGGACACTTGAAAGTGCACAGTTGTCCCACTCCTGCAACAGCCACAGAAAGAATACCTACCAGCAG catCCCTCAGGAGGTGCCAAGGCCCCACCTGACCCTGTCTCTGCTGTATCCAGCCAAATCCCTCATTCAGAAGCTGATGGAAGACAACCAATGTCCCTCACACCTCTCGCTCTCCTCCTCATTACTCCTCATCTCGTCTCTCAAGGGAGACCAGCTCGTTCACTTCTTCCACGACAATATTGCAGAG ATGGAGAATGAGGAGCTGAAACACATCCTGTGGACGTCGGTGCTCTTCTACAGATCTCCTGATGTGGAGACGAGTGCCTGTGTCCTGCTGTCCACTAAAGCCATCTACTTCATCCTGGATGATACAGCATCCTCACTCACCAACCAATCAA AGATGTGGACCTGGCACCCGTCCGAGCACAAGGACACTGATTTCCTCTTCTCCTTCTGCTTCACCCTGAAACTAAAAGACCTGCAGAGCGTCAATGTGGGCTTGTTCGATCAGTACTTCAGAGTCGTGG GGCCTTCGGCTGATCAAATCATTTCCTGTCTGACCCGTGACGGTTACGGCACACATCGGTTCCTGCAGCAGCTGATGATGGTTTTGTCCTTGCTGGAGAAAGTTCCCTCTCCAGAACCTTCTGAGCTGGATTTCTACTCGCAGTTTGGAAACAAAAGCACAG GTAAAATGGAGAACTATGAACTGGTCCATTCCAGCAAAGTCAAGTTTGTATATCCAAGTGAGGAAGAGATCGGAGACCTCACCTTCATTGTAGCGGAGAGGAAGACCCCCCAGCCACCGTCTCACTCCTTCAACATCCTTTTGTACGTGCTGGTATTCCAGGTCCACGTCGTTCCAGGGCAGACGGCCCAGAACCAGACTGTCCTACAACCCAAGACTCTTATACTCACCAGCACGGACGTCTTCCTCCTGGATGAAGACCACATCAGCTACCCGCTGCCTGAATTTGCAAAAGAGCCTCCGCAAAGAGACAAGTACCGCCTCACGGATGCCCAACGAATACGCGACCTGGACCGCGTGCTAATGGGCTACCAGACTTACCCACAAGCCCTCACGCTGGTGTTCGACGACGTCCCTGGACCGGATCTTTTGTGCCACCTTACCATGGACCATTTTGCAGAGAGTGGTCGCGACAGGACGCAGGGGGTTGGAGGAGACATGGGGGAAGTGCATTGGTGTATTTTCGTACCAGGAGCGGACAGCAGAGAGCGGCTAATATCGCTCTTGGCTCGCCAGTGGGAGACGTTGTGTAGCCGAGAGCTGCCAGTTGAGCTAACAGGCTGA